AAGATGGTGCTCCATCTACAGACAGCAGCCTTGCAGGCAGTGATGTTGAAGCAGATACATAACATCTTTAATGCTTTATGAAAGCATGGGTTTTAGGGTGATGTTTGAGTTTATCCCTTTCTTCAGGGTGACTGCAGACAATATTCATAGGAACATATGCATATTAGAATGTCATCAACTGTGTGCTttgaagttttcattaaaagcagtatttaatgAGGTTCTAAAAGTTTGTATTAATTGGCTGTTCAGGTAAAGTAACTCAAGTTGCCAAGAATGCAGTGAAACTCGTCAGGCTTCTTTTGTTCTAACTATGCGTGTTAGTGTTACATTATGTAAGTGTGAAATATGTTATAACCCTTAAGTTTTTGTAACTATATGTAACTTAAGTAATGCAAAGCTATTACAAAACTTGTGGATTTTACTGTTAATTTTCCTGTATGCCTTGGAACTTGGTATCTCATCCTTAAAAATGATTCTTGTCCTGAGTACTTTGGATCATTTTATGGAACAGATGCTGTGATACGTTATAGGGTGAATGCATTGGATATGTTGCTATGCATTAAGTAGCAAATGGTAAGAGTAGTATGCAAACTTAAGGGAGGTGGAATACAAACGGCATTGACGTAGCCAACATAAAGCAAGCTGAGTGAAGATAGACTATTAAATCACATCActtagtaaattatttttttttcccctgtttagATCTTCTGTTGGGGCTGGAATTATGTCAAGGAGACTAGAAATGCATGAGCACACACATTCTAGGCCATAGTGAAATAAGACTGATCTTAAACTCTCATGGTCTGTATGCAGTAGGTATGCAGAATAGGCTTTTGATTGATGTGTTTACTTTGTTTAGTTTTTGCTTTAATATTAAAGGGTTTTGTTAACTTTGTTAGAGTAAGTGTGAGTTCACTTCAACACTTTTAGCTTAGCCTTACAGGCTCTTCAAAGTGGGGAAAATCTCCCATGTTTCATAAAATTTAAAGGCTTTTGGCAACTTGAACTACAGTTTGTTGTGCAAAAGTTAGAATACTTGAAAATATGCTTTCAAATAATATTCCTTTATATGGAAAAAGCAGATACTAGCCCTCTTAGAAATACTTCCAAAAGCAAGGGTTTAAAAAGACATTCTAACTTTAGATAACTTAATAAGTGGCAGGCTTTCAAAAATAACTGGGGGAGTCATTTTGGGCACAGTCATTCTTAATTTAGAATCCGATTCTATTGATACCTAAGGATAGGAGAATATGGATATAGGCACTAAACCATTAATATATTGGTGCTAAATTCATAGCATGCTGTTCATATGGATGGTTACTAGTGCTGATTTGTAAGGAGgatcttttgattttttttttttaattcatactGGATTGTAAGACCATAGATGATAGTTCTTATATTTCCATCATGAAATATTCAGAATATACTGAAAAATGGTGTATTCAAACTTTGTGCTCTGAGATTACCAtctatattttttccagaaatctgTATGGTACTCTTAAGTAtggcttggttttgttgtgttttggttttcatgtGTAATTGATATGTGTGGGCAGCTATGCCAACCAGAGCATCTAAGTTAACACTTGGCACATGGTTATAAATGGTATATTTTTGTGACAAAATATCTGGTCTTACAAGAGAGATGATATTTGAATTCAGGATTTAGAATTCTGGGGGCTCATTATAAGCTGGAATGACAGATTTCCACTTTTGAGTGGCATTATAAAGAAGACCTGTAACTCTTGCCAGCTAAGAAAGaccattttctcatttttatgagTGTGTGAATTGTACGTTTCAGCGAAACAGGTGTTTGAACAATTTGGGGAATCTGAAATACTGCCTGGTTTGTGGCTGCATGTAGTGGCATATTCAGATTACATCTCTGAGTTGTGTTGGTTCTGCCTCAGTTATTTTTACTGGTAATAAGCACCACAGACCTTTGAGGGCTGGAATTTTTTGCATATGGAGAGTGTAATGTAGTGTGGAGGTTATTGCTTTCagtgctccttttttttcttccagcttctaGACTCCAGGCGTTAGATCTGTTAGACTATAGCGTTAACTTTTTTTGAGAGAGCCTAGTCATGTAACACTCTACACAGTTAAATCACATGTTTTACAGTGGAATTGCAGCTGATACAGGGAAACTTAAAAGTATGTAAAGAATTGTACAGTTCTATGAACCCTTATGGTAtcagatataaaaaaataaggttagtgttagtgtttgaaaagactttgaaaaataatcattataTGTGCAGTAACCTTCCTCTCTCCGATTGGTGTACAAATTTGATTGGCTTGCTTCAAAAGTCAAACATGATGTTAAGTCTTTTCACCTTTTCCTCTAAACAGTGAAGTCAAGCACCGACATATATTGAGACCAAATGCATTACTGGCTTTTCTATTAACTAGGATtcttaaggaaataaaagctgttttttcatgCAAACATGTTGTTCTGAAGTGCGGCATTACACTCAGActggtttttccttttgtctaCCTCTGTTACTCCccagtaaaatgtaaaaatatatttttataaactaTTGATTGAGTTATTGAGGCATTTAGTAGTCTATGGAGAGGTTAATGCAGCTGTGACTTTCCTTTCAGCGGATTTTCAGTGAGACTgaattcttttgatttttttcatttttttaaacaatgaaaaattttataaattgaacagaatttttttcacaaaagttAAAATCACTGTTTTGAAGTATGATTATTGAAATCTTGTCATATAAAGCAGTAATGTTTAATACCAAATGTTAACAAATCTGAAGTTGAACAAGCTGAGTTGCTTTTAaacttagatttttttcctgactgagCAGCATCATAAATTGGTAAGAAGTTAAAACCCTAATGCAGTTTTCACTGTATTCGTTCTTTAATTAAAAGTGCTTTCTAATGGTTTGTCACTCATTATAAGTGACAAAATCAAATTTTTGCTCAGTTTCTAGTATTTCTTTGGTTCCAATCCCAGTATACTGCATGTTCCTTCATCCTTAGGCTTTTGGCGAGaggtttgttttaagaaaagctgTCTCCTTCCCTCCATATATTATGCAAACAATAACTGGCAGCAGGTTGAAACAATTTGTGGATAATCATTGTTGCTCAACTTTGAACTAGATTCCTCTAGTTGTTTTTAGCTAATTCAGTTGTTTCTCTAGCTGTTTTTACTAATTTGCACAGGGTAACGAAATGGATGTGAAGCCTCTTAAATATAACAGTGGGGAAAGAGTATTAACCGATACTTCAGCATGATTCAGCAAAGATAATCGCTTTCTTAACCACGCAATACAAAATCAGTTGCTTAGCTTCAAGATACATTGGTAGTTTGCTTTACAATCAAATGCTGTTTAGTGGTTTGCTGGCAAGGTAATTGTATGGAGTTACAAGTATTTGTCAGAGAGTACGTGGTTTGAGGAAGCATGGCTAAGGTAGGcatctggaaacaaaaagccccaaaaggAAAGGCACATAAGTTGTAGCAGGTTCTCGAATGTTCATACACAGCTGTAAAGAGAGAATTAGTTTCATTTTGCATCAAAATGTGTATCTGTTTCTCctgctgactttttttaatgactttttttaattgaatttcaGTCTCTCGTACAACTTACATTTTGTATAAGGATTGCAATTCACTTAAAATCATTAGTATGTTAAATGCAGTGCATTTTGGCTAAAACATGTCCTAGACATTATTCAGTTAAGGTTAATCCGTTTGCAATTACAAATCCTTAGCTTaattcacttaaaaaaaccttaaagGTATTGGATGCTTCATAGTAACCCGAACTTGCCTTTaaattttccagtaaaattGATATCCGTACCCTGAATTCTTGAACTGTTTAACCTAACAAAaatccttaagaaaaaaataaaatattacatccCTATAGCTTTTAATTGGATTTTCAAttcttacttttatttctgaattggAGGAAACATACTGCAGTATGATAAATGAATTACGTAAGTTGTGTACTTGTGTTGATTTGACTTGTGTGTATTTTAGTGCTCATTATACAAGGCTTGAAGTCTTACTGTCAGGATACTCTGAAagttctgtaaaatatttatagaattATGAAATCTTTTGCAGCAAATTGTTTTTTGCTCATTCTGTAATATGAAAGTATATTGTTAGATTAAACTTTTCAGTAAGATGACTTTGGAATTTTTCTGACAGGTTATTTTCTTTCGATAAGTTAAATTGATCATTTTCATTTATCCTTTAGAAaaccaacatttaaaaaaataaatcatatttgaATAATATCTAGACCTGTGACAGCATCTGAGAATCCTCGATTTGTCTtcaattttgtttcttaaaggGGTTGTGTTTTATACTacctttttaataaacaaactCCTGAACAAAACAAGTCTTTTCTGATCAGTTTTGAGATAATTTttgtctgactttttttcctcagtaaaaGATAACCATAGCATTCAGTGCACAGTGACTTCAGTTTATAAAGCGTGTGTTAACATGCCGAAGCTTTCCGACTGGAGTCCCGTAGACATGTTGCTAGAACTGTAAGTGTTCGCAGTGGGACGTGGTATTTGTTCCCTCTCTGTGGGTTTTGCCTCCAACTTCGTTCTGGCTTGGTGTGCTAACAGACCCTGCATAGAGCGGGAGTAATGACTGTAGGCACCATAGTTACAATTGAGACTGTAGCAGGATTTTTATTGGTTAAGGACAAGCagaatttcaatttttaatttcagaaatgaagatttttttaagaaaaatttttcttcaaaccTTGACACTTTGAATACttaaaaagcactggaaatCAGTTGTTTCAGTTGCTATACTACAAAGGAACAAGGAGGATGATCTTTTACCCAGTAGTTCTTTGAGGTGTTCACCTAGGAGCTTTAAACTGATGCCATCTAACAACCTCATGAGTGCTTTAACTGCCGACTTAAGAGGTAATTCTTGAGTGAGGTCTTGAAAAGCTTTAACAGAAGAAACCTCTGCTATATGAAGCGGTTTAGAAGAGGAGATCAACGAATGATGGAGGTGTTGAGGGCACTTGCCCTGCTGATAGTCCGGAATCCCGTCTCACAGTGAGGATGTGCTATGCAAAGTGTGTGTCAATAAAAAGACTAAACACGGTCCAGGGAAGTCTTACAGCCTGGTAGTTAATTTGTTctgggagagggcagagggTGGATTCATAGCTATTTAGGCAGAGGGAATTGGATTGTGCTCTCCTACTTTCTGGGTGAGTAAACAAGCTAGAGTGTAAGTCATAATGTCACCCGTTTGATGACTAGTTCCCCAGTGTGTTTTTCCAGCTGCGACTGGCAAATCTGACCCCAATTCAGCATTCTGGAATGGCTTGCAATTTGGTAAAATTCctaccaaaaaaccaaacaaaaaaaaaaaaaaacccacaccaaactATCTGTTTCTTCCTATAACACGGAACAagaatggtatttttattttctgaagatttctTCAGTCATTTAAACAGATCCAtcaaagaggagagagagaattGCTTATCCAGTTTATCAGGGATGGAGACAGGtgatcttttccttcttgttgaTGTTACCTACTTAATACTGAATATGATACAGTCTGGCACAGGAAAATCCTTTATGATCCTGGCCATGTTTGGTTCTCGCCATAACTTGTTTATCATCTTCCTCTAAACTCTTTCCAAAGTCCAGACGCTCTCTTCTTTATTGTGTACACATtgtcatacaaaaaaaaaaaaaaacaaaaccataccCAAAACCTATTTACAATCCTATTTTCCTCATTCCTGAAACCTCCTAACCTGGTTGACTTGTTGGAGTGCATTTCATGCATTCTTAGCAGATAGGCTGAAGGAAACGCCTAGTTCACTTGCAGCTAGAGGCTAGAAAGCATGTAGGGAGTTCATGAACGTTGCTTGTCTCCTCCTGCAGTCGCTGGAGAGTGTACATAGCCTGCTGGGGGAAGGATCCCAAACTGCCGGACGCGGCATGACCGTCCCACGTCTGGAAAATCCTACTGTTGTAACACCGCTCGTGACAGTGAGTTAAGGTAGGAGAATTCAGTGAGAATTTCAATCTATGGTCACTGACTTTCTCAAATGTTCCCCCATTTGAAAACTACTTGCAAAAAGAAAACGCCTGTTTGTTAAATTGTTGCTTAATACTTGGGAagtggattttttaatttttttttttaatttaaactggTTTGGGCTGCATGAAATAGAGAACAGAGAGTTCTCTGTCTGATGATACAGCGATGGGAGATGAATACTATTAGCCAGGGTGGGGaatgtgaaaaatattgtaaagtACTGTCACTTGTGAGCAGTCAACAACGTCTCTTAAACCTGTGTTGAGCATGAATCTTTGTCCACCCGAAGGACACGTAACTTTTAACAATTACACACATCATTGCCATGATGAACCCATTCTGAGAGTAGTGTGAGGTGAGCTGAGTCTGTTTCATCCTGAGCTCCACTTCTGCTATATTTTGACAACAGCTTGTGGCAGACACAAATTGGAAGGATTTCTGCCGGTTTTTGCAGACTTCCTGCTGGAAGATGGAAGAATGGGAAATTCAGGTAATGAAGACCCCAAATCTAAGTCCTGAGTCCTGGGACATCAGATTTCTCATGTGTATATGGTCACTGAAAGGACTGAGATGTAACCTGCGTTATATCCAGCCTTCTTATGAGTGCTTGTTGGAAGGCATAAGAAGTTTTtaagggaaatgagaaaaaaaaatagataaatgaccattctttctgtaaaaaattgtattagcatttttttatttataattgtTCTAGCATTGTGGTCACAATTCACACAAGTTCAACAGCTGCTACACACCAATAAAGGAGCTTACAATTAATGTCAGAAGCAAGTTAAGCATGTTAATAAAGTGGCACAAAGACACAATGGCTGGCTTGCACTGAGTgaggaacaggaaaaagagaCCTCTGGGCCAGAGGTAACACTTTTTAAATTGTATGTTGATCTGTAGTGGTGGAGCAGTGTAGGAAGAGCTGGTTTGCTTGCTTGCCGTCGAGGTGGCATGATGGAGTCCATTCTCAAGCCATATGGCTGCTAATGACTTTGCCAAGCTTTTGCTGCTTGGGTTGGAATTTTCAATGGCAAGTGTTGGCCTCCAGCTGAGCAACCAGAAAGTTTCTTCACCTAAACCGTGGGTTGCTTTCTAAAACAGGACTGGGAAAATATAGTGTCTTTTCCTGTGCTTGAAGTTCTTCCAGTTGTTTGGCTGGGTTGTGCTTGTTCCTGCTCCCCTCATGGGCCTTTGGAAGGTGCCTGTAAATTGTGAGGAAGGGTTTTCGGtttaagttttctgtgttttggaaagTTTGGTCAGTTTTAAAGTTCTGAAAGATTGTCTTCTGAATCAAAAGGCTGTTATAGAGTATCCCCATGCATTTCCTAACTGGTGACCAACCTGTATGTGTCCTATCCCCACCGTTGTGTTTAGGTGGACCGGAGGCTGGAGCCACAGAAAGGATGCAAGAAGGACGATTTCTTAGATGAGGACTGAGGAACTCTAGAGTTTGAATGTGAATTGGTAGTTGACAACAGGTGATTAAGGCTAGCTGAGCAAGGGACCATGAAGGGGGGAGAACTGAACAGAGAACATGGGGGAGGTGGAGGTaacaagcaaaaccagacaTAGAAGCAGATGATAAACAGGGGCAAGAAGTTTGTAGATGAAGGCTTAAGCATAAAAAGGGTTAGATTACAGCTAAATAACCTTAAGCCTCATATTTCTGAATATCTGAATACTGGGCTTTGCAGCCTGAGCAGTCCTTTCATGTGTAAGAAATAGACCGTCTTTGCTGCCCTTTGAGATGAGTGCAATGTTTACTGGGAAGTTTCTGAGcattagtgtgtgtgtgtggggtgttagaaaataaatcagataaaTGTATTGGAATAGGTTAAGCAACGCTGCGTATTGTAGAGTCAGTGGGATGGAAACACCGATCTAATGATTCAGTAGGTTTTGTGTGATACAGCTGTCTATTGGCCAAAGGTTTCCCCGGTCTCTGAAAAACAACAGCCTTGGTTTTGCTACCAAGGTAAATGTTGCTGTTATGCTATGTGGTGTGATGAGCTGACAATGAGACTGGAAAATTTAATAGAAACAGCAGGCACTTCTCACAACATTCCTAACCAGAGCATTGCTAAATATGATTCTGATTACAGCAGAACATATGAGCTCTGGTTGCGGAACTAGCTCCCCTGCGGATAGAAGCTACATAAATGCATAAAAACAATGCTTTTCCAGGGCAAGCAGTGATGTGCCTTGTCCTACCCTTACCATATCTGGCAGCAGAGATTTTTAAGGAAAACGAGAAGTCTTACAGTCTTCTGTTGCCTGCAAACTCTTTTCAAGTAATTCCTGCCTTAAATCCCTAACTTCTGGTTGAACTACAGTGTGTGTTTTAGCAGACTAGCTACTAAGTTATAAGCAACTGGCAGACCCACCATGTTGCTAGGTAAGTTGTTTTGAACGAAAaaaggttttttggtttgggttgggtttttttacttgaatTTGCCACAATTTGAGTTTCCAATAATTTAATCTAGTGTCTTTTTCTAACAGGTAGAGCAACTAATTACTCTTGGAAGTCTTTTCCTTGTGGAGGTCTGTGCTGACAGTGATCAAGGTACTTCAAACTTTACCTTATCTaaagttgttgttgttgttattttaacCTCCAATGAGTATGTTTTCTTggttggggtggggtttttttccccccactctgTCAATATGTTTTTTGAACAACGCAAAAAACAGAGTTGGGCAAAGCATTTTGATAAGTTCACCTGGAACTTCACCCACAGCTAACACCACCTCTGAATTATTTGTCGAAGTGCTTCAGTTCTTTCAGCGCAGTTCCATCCTCAGGTCATATTTGCACGGTACTAGGTCCTAAGTGCAGGGTTATAAAGGCAGGGTGAGAAATGATGGCTAGTGGATAGATGTGCCCATTTTATTCTTCACTAGAGCAAATGCTATGGTGTTGACAGGGAACTTATACAAGGTTGGTATCTGTCAGGCCCTCTGCATCTCTGGACCATTCAGTGCTTTCAAGGTACAGGATCCCTTGCTAAGGCTGCGTATTGTGCAGTTACATCAAACTTGGAACTCACCAGTAAAAGATACTGCATTGAATGAGTTAAAGACTAATTGTACTCAATTTGTCTGATTGGGAGACGTGCACTCCCATCACAATTCTGAAAAATGTAGTATGTATTTATTGAAAGGTTTCTCCTTCTATTTTATACTTAAAAGTATTTCATATTAGAAGTATATAATAGGGAAATGGGTAAAGAAAAGGTGtgtggaagaagcagaaacccagagaaataatttaatcttcCTAGTAACAGTTCTTCTGGCCCTGCTAGTTTCAGGAGAGAGATGGGCTCACCACTGTCTGTGCACTTTAAGTTGAATAGTATTTCTCTGACCAGTCTGGGTCTTTTTTTTGCAGGGACTGTTCGTCGTTGAAAATGGAAGAGACAAGGAAGCTCTCTCCAAAGCCATGTAAAAGCAAAGAACCTGTGAAAACAGAATGGGGATCTCAGAGTGTTGTATTTACGTATTTTCAAGGGGATATTAACAGCGTGGTAGATGAACATTTTTCTAGAGCTCTAAGCAATGCCAAGAACCCACAAGACCTGAGCACAAAGCACAAGGGCGAGACTGCTGTCCTGAAGAACGGTGAGCTGCTTTCCATGTCTGAGCATGGTGTTAGATGGGGGTGACTAGCTTTCGCTAAGGAATTTAAGATGCAGTGTGCTTAAATGTGGAACTCtgcacaaacagaaagcaagaaaatcgTGCTGACAAAGCCCTGGATTATGTAGCTGGGACTTGTGGTAAATCCTGTGCATGCTGGGTTGCTTCTCAAGCTCTTCATAGGCCTGTTGGCAGGACTGGGTCCTCACTTTTCAGATAAAAGTCTCCATTGCTGTCAGATGCATTAAGTGCCTTATGACTGACTTTGTTatctttgcaaaaatatatttgtctaAGCTTGCAGTTGTTAAAAACCTGCCTATGCTAGTGGCctataagaaaacaaatgtaatattattttaaagtattggTGGTGGTGCTTTAGTCTGCTTTTTATATGAATTTGTGATTGATTTTTAAGATGAGAAGCactaaagtaaaaatatatttctgtaaaaatgaatACGCAATCTGGTGGCATTCTCATCCATTGGAATTTGCCTTGGAAAAAAGTAAGAATTGATGAGTCTTCAgatgctttctttctctttttaagtaGATAACATGTCTCCCCATCAGTGGAATTTCTCTTCACATTGCTCCAAACCATATCCATCATCTTCTGCGACAAGCATGCCAAATTCTGGTCtgaatttttctgctgctggtaTGGCAGGCCAATACCACCCATCAGCTCTGCGGAGTCATCCAACGCAACCTGCGGATTTATGGCCCTTCCCTTCAATTGGGACTCCCAGTCTTACAAGTTCAGCGTATCATCATGCCTTGCCTGACCTGCACGTGGTAGATGAACCGATCTCTGGCAGGAAATACGGTTCTCTTCTTGGACTTCTGGAACAGGAAAGGTGCCTAACATCCATGCAAGAATGTACCATGAAGCAACACTCAAGTTCTGCTTGTATGACTGGACCTGCTAGGTTACAAAATATAAGTCAAAGTTCAGCTCCTGGGGGAGGTAAGGAAATACCATCACTTTATTCTTTGGTGGCATCATATGTAAAGAGACAAAATAATACCATCTGTTTCTAAGGCTCTCAAATTGGAGCCATCTTCAGCCCAGCtcatagaaattttttttcaagagatgACCCATGGTGTGTAGTGTGTTACTTTGGATTGATGAACTGTATGGTATGGCTTAATCAAAAAATACGCATTGCCCACTTGCACAATATTTTACCTTCTGGCTT
The genomic region above belongs to Falco peregrinus isolate bFalPer1 chromosome 13, bFalPer1.pri, whole genome shotgun sequence and contains:
- the VGLL1 gene encoding transcription cofactor vestigial-like protein 1 is translated as MEETRKLSPKPCKSKEPVKTEWGSQSVVFTYFQGDINSVVDEHFSRALSNAKNPQDLSTKHKGETAVLKNDNMSPHQWNFSSHCSKPYPSSSATSMPNSGLNFSAAGMAGQYHPSALRSHPTQPADLWPFPSIGTPSLTSSAYHHALPDLHVVDEPISGRKYGSLLGLLEQERCLTSMQECTMKQHSSSACMTGPARLQNISQSSAPGGERKASSYQSSENPGVSHGTAGIQIHDRRQDLYF